From one Sphingomonas sp. BT-65 genomic stretch:
- a CDS encoding sigma factor translates to MPSDAGPFDLAGSLERVAGGDRLAMAALYETTAPILHGIVQSITRDSTAAAQLTEGVYLRIWDRAPRFDPAAGEARAWLAAIARNAAIDWRRRVPGPSALADAEMVLSDETLLTGEAPITWGNAAALLHYQLRALPFDAQAAIRAAMLTGASEGEIAQAGLMRPETAAQQIRDGLARLASEFGLPAAGGELALGAVEGERRARALRMQLADPGFALEVEAWQQRLAPMLEALPAIEPPAELWTRIDALIELREADAPRRMRRRQMRWPIARTTAIGLAAALAGALVTIAIFTFAFGGLRPGPPGEAPVLVAQIAGPDRRPDIAVRYDPTGSALRVRMRRFDPAAGVADLWLLAADGTPFFLGRVTSNGVARFPLPRPTQALLRDGATVMVTVAPADQARRSQPVGRVIATARLVLV, encoded by the coding sequence GTGCCGAGCGACGCTGGCCCGTTCGACCTCGCCGGTTCGCTCGAACGGGTCGCCGGCGGCGATCGACTGGCGATGGCGGCGCTCTATGAGACGACCGCGCCCATCCTTCATGGCATCGTCCAGTCGATCACCCGCGATTCCACGGCGGCCGCGCAACTGACCGAGGGCGTGTATCTGCGCATCTGGGACCGCGCGCCGCGCTTCGATCCGGCTGCAGGCGAGGCGCGCGCCTGGCTCGCCGCCATCGCCCGCAACGCGGCGATCGACTGGCGCCGCCGCGTGCCGGGCCCGTCCGCGCTTGCCGATGCCGAGATGGTGCTGTCGGACGAGACGCTGCTGACCGGCGAGGCACCGATCACCTGGGGCAACGCCGCCGCGCTGCTCCACTATCAGCTGCGCGCGCTCCCGTTCGATGCGCAGGCGGCGATCCGCGCGGCGATGCTGACCGGCGCGAGCGAGGGCGAGATCGCCCAAGCCGGCCTGATGCGCCCGGAGACGGCCGCGCAGCAAATCCGCGACGGGCTGGCCAGACTCGCGAGCGAATTCGGCCTGCCCGCGGCCGGCGGCGAGCTTGCCCTCGGCGCGGTGGAGGGCGAACGCCGCGCGCGGGCGCTGCGCATGCAGCTCGCCGACCCCGGCTTCGCGCTGGAGGTGGAGGCGTGGCAGCAGCGGCTGGCGCCGATGCTCGAAGCGCTGCCCGCGATCGAACCGCCCGCCGAGCTATGGACGCGGATCGACGCGCTGATCGAGCTGCGCGAGGCCGATGCACCCCGGCGCATGCGGCGGCGCCAGATGCGCTGGCCGATCGCCCGGACGACGGCGATCGGGCTCGCCGCCGCGCTCGCCGGGGCGCTGGTGACGATCGCGATCTTCACCTTCGCCTTTGGCGGGCTGCGGCCCGGCCCGCCGGGCGAGGCGCCGGTGCTGGTGGCGCAGATCGCGGGGCCGGATCGCCGCCCGGACATCGCGGTGCGCTATGATCCGACAGGCTCGGCACTGCGCGTCCGCATGCGCCGCTTCGATCCCGCAGCGGGAGTGGCTGATCTGTGGCTGCTCGCCGCCGACGGCACGCCCTTCTTCCTCGGGCGTGTCACCAGCAACGGGGTGGCGCGCTTCCCCCTGCCGCGCCCGACCCAGGCGCTGCTGCGCGATGGCGCGACGGTGATGGTGACGGTGGCGCCCGCCGATCAGGCGCGGCGCTCGCAGCCGGTGGGGCGGGTCATCGCCACCGCCCGCTTGGTGCTGGTCTGA
- a CDS encoding DUF2147 domain-containing protein gives MRVLGLSIALLAVAPALSAEARDQSFGVWRNPSNSVHVRAEPCGQRMCGVVVWANDKAKADAARGGTAQLIGARLFRDFRQEKPGVWRGRVFVPDINKTFSGTVSVLDPNRIEGKGCLVGRIGCKSQIWTRIQP, from the coding sequence ATGCGCGTCCTCGGCTTGTCCATCGCATTGCTGGCCGTCGCGCCCGCCCTTTCCGCAGAAGCCCGCGACCAGTCGTTCGGCGTCTGGCGCAACCCCTCCAACAGCGTGCACGTCCGCGCCGAGCCGTGCGGCCAGCGGATGTGCGGGGTGGTGGTGTGGGCGAACGACAAGGCCAAGGCCGACGCCGCGCGCGGCGGCACCGCGCAGCTGATCGGCGCGCGGCTGTTCCGCGACTTCCGTCAGGAAAAGCCCGGCGTGTGGCGCGGCCGGGTGTTCGTGCCCGACATCAACAAGACCTTCTCGGGCACGGTCAGCGTGCTCGATCCCAACCGCATCGAAGGCAAGGGCTGCCTGGTCGGGCGGATCGGCTGCAAATCGCAGATCTGGACGCGGATCCAGCCATAG
- a CDS encoding electron transfer flavoprotein subunit alpha/FixB family protein, whose amino-acid sequence MSVLVWVEHDNASVKDATLAAVTAGAKLGDVVALVAGQGAQAAADAAAKIAGVSKVLLADDAAYGHALAENIAPLIAELMSGYDAFVAPATTTGKNIAPRVAALLDVMQVSEVLSVESADTFTRPIYAGNAIATVKSSDAKKVLTVRGTAFEKAAAEGGSASVEAVSGKGDAGISIFVGAEIAKSERPELTSAKVIVSGGRALGSSEQFHGLIDPLADKLGAAVGASRAAVDAGYAPNDYQVGQTGKIVAPEVYVAIGISGAIQHLAGMKDSKTIIAINKDEDAPIFQVADIGLVGDLFKIVPELTEKL is encoded by the coding sequence ATGAGCGTTCTGGTCTGGGTCGAACACGACAATGCGTCGGTCAAGGACGCCACGCTCGCCGCCGTCACGGCGGGTGCCAAGCTGGGCGACGTCGTTGCTCTGGTCGCCGGGCAGGGCGCGCAGGCTGCGGCCGACGCCGCGGCCAAGATCGCCGGCGTGTCCAAGGTGCTGCTGGCGGATGACGCCGCCTATGGCCACGCGCTGGCCGAGAATATCGCGCCGCTGATCGCCGAGCTGATGTCCGGCTACGACGCGTTCGTCGCGCCCGCCACCACCACTGGCAAGAACATCGCGCCGCGCGTCGCCGCGTTGCTCGACGTGATGCAGGTCTCCGAAGTGCTCTCGGTCGAAAGCGCCGATACCTTCACGCGCCCGATCTACGCCGGTAACGCGATCGCCACCGTCAAGTCATCGGACGCCAAGAAGGTCCTCACCGTGCGCGGCACCGCGTTCGAAAAGGCCGCGGCCGAGGGCGGCTCGGCCAGCGTCGAAGCCGTGTCGGGCAAGGGCGATGCGGGCATCTCGATCTTCGTCGGGGCCGAGATCGCCAAGTCGGAGCGACCGGAGCTCACCAGCGCGAAGGTGATCGTCTCGGGCGGCCGGGCATTGGGCTCGTCGGAGCAGTTCCACGGCCTGATCGACCCGCTCGCCGACAAGCTCGGCGCCGCCGTCGGCGCGAGCCGCGCGGCGGTCGATGCGGGCTATGCGCCGAACGACTATCAGGTCGGCCAGACCGGCAAGATCGTCGCGCCGGAAGTCTATGTCGCGATCGGCATCTCGGGCGCGATCCAGCACCTTGCGGGCATGAAGGACAGCAAGACGATCATCGCGATCAACAAGGACGAGGACGCCCCGATCTTCCAGGTCGCGGACATCGGCCTGGTCGGCGACCTGTTCAAGATCGTGCCGGAGCTGACAGAGAAGCTCTGA
- a CDS encoding electron transfer flavoprotein subunit beta/FixA family protein yields MKVLVPVKRVLDYNVKPRVKADGTGVDLANVKMSMNPFDEIAVEEAIRLKEKGVATEIIVVSIGEAKAQETLRTALAMGADRAILIQSDGPVEPLGVAKLLAKVAEAEQPGLVILGKQAIDDDNNQTGQMLGALLGWGQGTFASKVEVAGEQVDVTREVDGGLETVKLKLPAIVTTDLRLNEPRYASLPNIMKAKSKPLEQKTPADYGVDVAPRLTVVSVAEPPKRTAGVKVADVDELVGKLKALGVAK; encoded by the coding sequence ATGAAAGTGCTGGTGCCGGTCAAGCGTGTGCTTGACTATAATGTGAAGCCGCGGGTGAAGGCGGACGGGACGGGGGTCGACCTCGCCAACGTCAAGATGAGCATGAACCCGTTCGACGAGATCGCCGTGGAAGAGGCGATCCGCCTCAAGGAAAAGGGCGTGGCGACCGAAATCATCGTGGTCTCGATCGGCGAGGCCAAGGCGCAGGAGACGTTGCGCACGGCGCTGGCGATGGGCGCCGACCGCGCGATCCTGATCCAGTCCGACGGCCCGGTCGAGCCGCTCGGCGTCGCCAAGCTGCTCGCGAAGGTCGCCGAGGCGGAGCAGCCCGGCCTCGTCATCCTCGGCAAGCAGGCGATCGACGACGACAACAACCAGACCGGCCAGATGCTGGGCGCGCTGCTCGGCTGGGGCCAGGGCACCTTCGCCAGCAAGGTCGAGGTCGCGGGCGAGCAGGTCGACGTGACGCGCGAGGTCGATGGCGGGCTCGAAACGGTCAAGCTCAAGCTTCCCGCGATCGTCACCACCGATCTTCGCCTCAACGAGCCGCGCTACGCCTCGCTGCCCAACATCATGAAGGCGAAGAGCAAGCCGCTCGAGCAGAAGACCCCGGCCGACTACGGCGTCGATGTGGCCCCGCGTCTCACCGTCGTCAGCGTCGCCGAGCCGCCCAAGCGGACGGCGGGCGTCAAGGTTGCGGATGTGGATGAGCTTGTCGGCAAGCTCAAGGCGCTGGGAGTTGCGAAATGA
- the sucC gene encoding ADP-forming succinate--CoA ligase subunit beta — MNIHEYQAKELLAKFGAPIAAGHAAFTVEEAVEAAKKLPGPLFVVKSQIHAGGRGKGKFKELGPDAKGGVRLAFSLDEVRAHATDMLGNTLVTIQTGEAGKQVNRLYITDGADIAKEFYLALLVDRASSEIAFVVSTEGGMDIEEVAHSTPEKIKTFSVDPATGFMPHHGRTVAAALGLTGEQGKQAAKVAKSLYDAFLATDASQIEINPLALTEQGNLLVLDAKVGFDSNAMFRHKDLMELRDESEEDPAELEASKYDLAYIKLDGDIGCMVNGAGLAMATMDIIKLNGMFPANFLDVGGGASKEKVTAAFKIILADPAVKGILVNIFGGIMKCDIIAEGIVAAAKEVNLSVPLVVRLEGTNVEEGKAILANSGLAIVPANDLGDAARKIVAEVKQAA; from the coding sequence ATGAACATCCACGAATATCAGGCCAAGGAACTGCTCGCGAAGTTCGGCGCGCCGATCGCGGCCGGTCATGCCGCCTTCACCGTCGAGGAAGCGGTCGAGGCCGCCAAGAAGCTCCCCGGGCCGCTGTTCGTGGTGAAGTCACAGATCCATGCCGGCGGCCGCGGCAAGGGCAAGTTCAAGGAGCTCGGCCCCGATGCCAAGGGCGGCGTCCGCCTCGCCTTCAGCCTCGACGAGGTGCGCGCGCACGCCACCGACATGCTCGGCAACACGCTGGTGACGATCCAGACCGGCGAGGCCGGCAAGCAAGTCAACCGCCTCTACATCACCGACGGCGCCGACATCGCCAAGGAATTCTACCTCGCGCTCCTCGTCGACCGTGCGTCGAGCGAGATCGCCTTCGTCGTCTCGACCGAGGGCGGCATGGACATCGAGGAAGTCGCGCATTCGACCCCCGAGAAGATCAAGACCTTCTCGGTCGATCCCGCGACCGGCTTCATGCCCCACCACGGCCGCACCGTCGCCGCCGCGCTCGGCCTCACCGGCGAGCAGGGCAAGCAGGCGGCGAAGGTCGCCAAGTCGCTCTACGACGCCTTCCTCGCCACCGACGCCTCGCAGATCGAGATCAACCCGCTGGCGCTGACCGAGCAGGGCAACCTGCTCGTGCTCGACGCCAAGGTCGGCTTCGATTCGAACGCGATGTTCCGCCACAAGGACCTGATGGAGCTGCGCGACGAGAGCGAGGAGGATCCCGCCGAGCTCGAGGCGTCGAAGTACGACCTCGCTTACATCAAGCTCGACGGCGATATCGGCTGCATGGTCAACGGCGCCGGCCTTGCCATGGCGACGATGGACATCATCAAGCTCAACGGCATGTTCCCGGCCAATTTCCTCGACGTCGGCGGCGGCGCCTCGAAGGAGAAGGTGACGGCGGCGTTCAAGATCATCCTCGCCGATCCCGCGGTGAAGGGCATTCTCGTCAACATCTTCGGCGGGATCATGAAGTGCGACATCATCGCCGAGGGCATCGTCGCCGCGGCGAAGGAAGTGAACCTGTCGGTGCCGCTCGTGGTCCGGCTCGAGGGCACCAATGTCGAGGAAGGCAAGGCCATCCTCGCCAATTCGGGCCTCGCCATCGTCCCGGCCAACGATCTCGGCGATGCGGCACGCAAGATCGTCGCGGAGGTCAAGCAGGCTGCTTGA
- a CDS encoding sterol desaturase family protein has translation MPRRYIARMHPAIGIALFLGTIAAMEGVAYAAHRWVMHGPGWFLHRSHHEPRAGMFELNDLYAVVFAIPSIVLLLGGVQLGWWPGFTWIGAGIAAYGAIYFGFHDVIVHKRIGHRYLPRSSYMKRIIQAHRLHHAVETRDGTVSFGFLWASAPEQLKAQLNARGNAGMRAPAARS, from the coding sequence ATGCCGCGTCGCTATATCGCGCGCATGCACCCGGCAATCGGCATCGCGCTGTTCCTCGGCACCATCGCGGCGATGGAGGGGGTGGCCTATGCCGCGCATCGCTGGGTGATGCACGGGCCGGGCTGGTTCCTGCATAGGAGCCATCACGAGCCGCGCGCCGGCATGTTCGAGCTCAACGATCTCTATGCCGTCGTGTTCGCGATCCCCTCGATCGTGCTGCTGCTCGGCGGGGTGCAACTGGGCTGGTGGCCGGGCTTCACCTGGATCGGCGCCGGGATCGCCGCCTATGGCGCGATCTATTTCGGGTTCCACGACGTGATCGTGCACAAGCGGATCGGCCACCGCTATTTGCCCAGATCGAGCTACATGAAGCGCATCATCCAGGCGCACCGCTTGCATCATGCCGTGGAAACCAGGGACGGCACGGTGAGCTTCGGCTTCCTGTGGGCGTCGGCGCCTGAGCAGCTCAAGGCGCAGCTCAATGCGCGCGGCAATGCCGGCATGCGTGCCCCGGCTGCCCGCTCCTGA
- a CDS encoding sulfite exporter TauE/SafE family protein, whose amino-acid sequence MISDPLFYALAIPAVALIGLSKGGFAGAGALSLPMIAFATDPVQAAAILLPLLIAQDVVGVWAFRRTVDWFVLGWTLAGAVIGIALGYWYAASVSADAVLAMVGGISMLFGAYRLWRDRHGAPAPSTSPGWVGSLFGIASGFTSQIAHAGQPPWQLWVLPRRLERDMLVGTTAVYFALVNWIKVPAYLALGQFTRENLLTSAALLPVAVASTFAGVWLVRRVSPERFYTAIYWLMIAVGAVLVWKALA is encoded by the coding sequence CTGATTTCCGATCCGCTCTTCTACGCGCTGGCGATCCCCGCCGTCGCGCTGATCGGCCTGTCCAAGGGCGGATTCGCGGGGGCGGGCGCGCTTTCGCTGCCGATGATCGCCTTCGCCACCGATCCGGTGCAGGCGGCGGCGATCCTGCTCCCGCTGCTGATCGCGCAGGACGTGGTCGGGGTTTGGGCGTTCCGGCGGACCGTCGACTGGTTCGTGCTCGGCTGGACGCTGGCGGGGGCGGTGATCGGCATCGCGCTCGGCTATTGGTATGCGGCGAGCGTCTCGGCGGATGCCGTGCTGGCGATGGTCGGCGGCATCTCGATGCTGTTCGGCGCCTATCGCCTGTGGCGCGACCGCCATGGCGCCCCCGCGCCGTCGACCTCGCCGGGCTGGGTCGGATCGCTGTTCGGCATCGCCTCGGGCTTCACCAGCCAGATCGCGCATGCCGGGCAGCCGCCGTGGCAGCTATGGGTGCTGCCGCGCCGGCTCGAACGCGACATGCTGGTGGGGACCACCGCGGTCTATTTCGCGCTGGTTAACTGGATCAAGGTGCCCGCCTATCTCGCGCTCGGCCAGTTCACGCGCGAGAATCTGCTGACCTCGGCGGCGCTGCTGCCGGTCGCGGTCGCCTCGACCTTCGCCGGGGTGTGGCTGGTGCGGCGCGTCTCGCCCGAGCGTTTCTACACTGCGATCTACTGGCTGATGATCGCGGTAGGTGCGGTCCTCGTCTGGAAGGCGCTGGCATAA
- a CDS encoding ribose-phosphate pyrophosphokinase: MKLMAGNSNLPLAQAIASYLEIPLTEANVRRFADEEIFVEILENVRGEDVFVLQSTAYPANDNLMELLIMIDALRRASAKRITAVLPYFGYARQDRKPGPRTPISAKLVANLITTAGANRVLSVDLHAGQIQGFFDIPTDNLFAAPVMSEDIKARFSDRNLMVVSPDVGGVVRARALAKRLENAPLAIVDKRREKAGESEVMNIIGEVSGRFCILIDDIVDSAGTLCNAAAALKEAGAEDVVAYCTHGVLSGGAVARVDGSSLLELVITDSIGNHNVIADAQKIRHLTIAPLIAEAIRRIADESSVSSLFD; encoded by the coding sequence ATGAAATTGATGGCCGGCAATTCGAACCTGCCGCTCGCCCAGGCGATCGCTTCCTATCTCGAAATCCCGCTGACCGAGGCCAATGTCCGGCGCTTCGCCGACGAGGAGATCTTCGTCGAGATCCTCGAGAATGTCCGCGGCGAGGATGTGTTCGTGCTCCAGTCGACCGCCTATCCGGCGAACGACAATCTGATGGAGCTGCTGATCATGATCGACGCGCTGCGCCGCGCGTCGGCCAAGCGTATCACAGCGGTGCTCCCCTATTTCGGCTATGCCCGGCAGGACCGGAAGCCCGGGCCGCGTACGCCGATCTCGGCCAAGCTCGTCGCCAACCTGATCACCACCGCGGGGGCCAACCGTGTGCTCTCGGTCGACCTGCACGCCGGGCAGATCCAGGGCTTTTTCGACATCCCGACCGACAATCTCTTCGCCGCGCCGGTGATGAGCGAGGACATCAAGGCGCGCTTCTCCGACCGTAACCTGATGGTCGTCTCGCCCGACGTCGGCGGTGTGGTGCGCGCGCGTGCGCTGGCCAAGCGGCTGGAGAACGCGCCGCTCGCGATCGTCGACAAGCGCCGCGAGAAGGCCGGCGAATCGGAGGTGATGAACATCATCGGCGAGGTCTCGGGCCGTTTCTGCATCCTGATCGACGACATCGTCGATTCGGCCGGCACGCTGTGCAACGCCGCCGCGGCGCTCAAGGAAGCAGGGGCGGAGGACGTCGTGGCCTATTGCACGCATGGCGTGCTGTCGGGCGGCGCGGTCGCGCGCGTCGACGGATCGTCGCTGCTTGAGCTGGTGATCACCGATTCGATCGGCAATCACAACGTCATCGCCGACGCCCAGAAAATCCGCCACCTCACCATCGCGCCGCTGATCGCCGAAGCCATCCGCCGCATCGCGGACGAGAGCTCGGTCTCCAGCCTGTTCGACTGA
- a CDS encoding 3-methyl-2-oxobutanoate dehydrogenase (2-methylpropanoyl-transferring) subunit alpha — MTADAVRPNLPPLSLHVPEPRFRPGDAVDFADVEVPPAGAQPRPDTAAEAASFHELAYTLVRVLDEEGRAVGPWNPKLDPDTLRKMLRDMALVRAFDERMFRAQRQGKTSFYMKCTGEEAVAIAAAHALASDDMCFPSYRQQGLLITRGYSLVQMMNQIYSNKGDDLQGKQLPIMYSSREKGFFSISGNLATQYPQAVGWAMASAAKGDTRIAATWCGEGSTAEGDFHSAMTFATVYKAPVILNVVNNQWAISSFSGFAGAEATTFAARALGYGIAGLRIDGNDALAVYAATQWAAERARTNQGPTLIEHFTYRAEGHSTSDDPSQYRSAGEPTAWPLGDPIARLKQHLIALGEWDEERHAEQDRELAEMVKAAQKEAEKNGILGHGLHQPLDSLFDGVFEEMPWHLKEQQQMMIAEEEASGRPWARKK, encoded by the coding sequence ATGACTGCGGACGCCGTGCGCCCCAATTTGCCGCCGCTCAGCCTGCATGTGCCCGAACCGCGGTTCCGGCCCGGCGATGCGGTGGACTTCGCCGATGTCGAGGTGCCGCCCGCCGGCGCGCAGCCCCGCCCCGATACCGCCGCCGAGGCCGCGAGCTTCCATGAGCTCGCCTATACGCTGGTGCGCGTGCTCGATGAGGAAGGCCGCGCAGTCGGCCCGTGGAATCCCAAGCTCGACCCCGACACGCTTCGCAAGATGTTGCGCGACATGGCGCTGGTGCGCGCGTTCGACGAGCGCATGTTCCGCGCCCAGCGCCAGGGCAAGACCAGCTTCTACATGAAATGCACCGGCGAGGAGGCGGTGGCGATCGCCGCGGCGCATGCCCTCGCCAGCGACGACATGTGCTTCCCGAGCTACCGCCAGCAGGGCCTGCTCATCACGCGCGGCTACAGCCTCGTGCAGATGATGAACCAGATCTACTCGAACAAGGGCGACGATCTGCAGGGCAAGCAGCTGCCGATCATGTACTCGTCGAGGGAGAAGGGCTTCTTCTCGATCTCCGGCAACCTCGCCACGCAATATCCGCAGGCAGTGGGCTGGGCGATGGCGAGCGCGGCCAAGGGCGACACGCGCATCGCCGCGACCTGGTGCGGCGAGGGCTCGACCGCGGAGGGCGACTTCCACTCCGCGATGACCTTCGCCACCGTGTACAAGGCGCCGGTGATCCTCAACGTGGTCAACAACCAATGGGCGATCTCGAGCTTTTCGGGCTTTGCCGGGGCCGAGGCGACCACCTTCGCGGCGCGCGCGCTGGGCTATGGCATCGCGGGCCTGCGCATCGACGGCAACGACGCGCTCGCGGTCTATGCGGCGACCCAGTGGGCGGCGGAGCGCGCGCGGACCAACCAGGGCCCGACGCTGATCGAGCATTTCACCTATCGCGCCGAGGGTCACTCGACCTCCGACGACCCCTCGCAATATCGCAGCGCAGGCGAGCCGACCGCCTGGCCGCTGGGCGATCCGATCGCGCGGCTCAAGCAGCACCTGATCGCGCTCGGCGAATGGGACGAGGAACGTCACGCCGAGCAGGACCGCGAGCTCGCCGAGATGGTCAAGGCGGCGCAGAAGGAAGCCGAGAAGAACGGCATCCTCGGCCATGGCCTGCACCAGCCGCTCGATTCGCTGTTCGACGGCGTGTTCGAGGAGATGCCGTGGCACCTCAAGGAACAGCAGCAGATGATGATTGCCGAGGAAGAAGCCTCGGGCCGTCCGTGGGCGCGCAAGAAATGA
- a CDS encoding alpha-ketoacid dehydrogenase subunit beta, whose product MNMIQAINSAMDVMMDRDPSVIVMGEDVGYFGGVFRATAGLQAKYGKTRVFDTPITECGIIGVAIGMGAYGLRPVPEIQFADYIYPALDQLVSEAARLRYRSAGQFTAPLTVRSPFGGGIFGGQTHSQSPEGIFTHVSGVKTVIPSTPYDAKGLLIAAIEDNDPVIFFEPKRIYNGPFNGHWDRPAENWSKHPGGEVPEGYYRIDLGKAAIVRPGEALTILAYGTMVHVVQATVEELGIDAEIIDLRTLVPLDIETIEESVRKTGRCMVVHEATRTSGFGAELASLVQERCFYHLEAPVERVTGFDTPYPHSLEWAYFPGPVRIGQALKKILKD is encoded by the coding sequence ATGAACATGATCCAGGCGATCAACTCCGCCATGGACGTAATGATGGACCGCGATCCCTCGGTGATCGTGATGGGCGAGGATGTCGGCTATTTCGGCGGCGTGTTTCGCGCCACCGCGGGGCTGCAGGCCAAATACGGCAAGACCCGCGTGTTCGACACGCCGATCACCGAATGCGGCATCATCGGCGTCGCGATCGGCATGGGCGCCTATGGCCTGCGCCCGGTGCCCGAGATCCAGTTCGCCGACTATATCTACCCCGCGCTCGACCAGCTGGTGAGCGAGGCGGCGCGGCTGCGCTATCGCTCGGCCGGGCAGTTCACCGCGCCGCTGACGGTGCGTTCGCCCTTCGGTGGCGGCATCTTCGGCGGGCAGACGCACAGCCAGTCGCCCGAGGGCATCTTCACCCATGTTTCGGGCGTGAAGACGGTGATCCCCTCGACCCCCTATGACGCCAAGGGCCTGCTGATCGCTGCGATCGAGGACAATGACCCGGTCATCTTCTTCGAGCCCAAGCGCATCTACAACGGCCCGTTCAACGGCCATTGGGACCGCCCGGCCGAGAACTGGTCGAAGCATCCCGGCGGCGAGGTGCCCGAGGGCTATTACCGCATCGATCTGGGCAAGGCGGCGATCGTCCGGCCGGGCGAGGCGCTGACCATCCTCGCTTACGGCACGATGGTGCATGTCGTGCAGGCGACGGTCGAGGAGCTGGGCATCGATGCCGAGATCATTGATCTGCGCACGCTGGTGCCGCTCGACATCGAGACGATCGAGGAATCGGTCAGGAAGACCGGCCGCTGCATGGTGGTCCACGAGGCGACGCGCACCAGCGGTTTCGGCGCCGAGCTGGCGAGCCTGGTGCAGGAACGCTGCTTCTATCACCTCGAGGCGCCGGTCGAGCGCGTCACCGGCTTCGACACGCCGTATCCCCATTCGCTCGAGTGGGCGTATTTCCCGGGCCCGGTCCGCATCGGACAGGCATTGAAGAAAATCCTCAAGGACTGA
- a CDS encoding dihydrolipoamide acetyltransferase family protein, producing MARFTFRLPDIGEGIAEAEIVAWHVKVGDRVEEDQQVADMMTDKATVEMESPVSGVVVELAGEVGDQVAIGAALIVVETGGDVAEEPEAAPVSEEVEVQIEAETPGFEEVVEAPPPAPTPAPAPAPEPVVEAPAASHRAVLASPAVRQRAKDLGIDLTQVKAEGDRIRHADLDAFLRYGSGQGYHAPHASRAREDEAVKVIGMRRRIAENMAASKRAIPHFTYVDEIDVTALEEMRADLNANRGARPKLTMLPFLIAAICRTLPDFPMLNARYDDEAGVVTRHGRVHMGMATQTDAGLMVPVIRDAQDLNVWQLATEITRLAEAARTGKAKSEELSGSTITITSLGSLGGIATTPVINKPEVAIIGPNKIVERPMFHGDDIVRAKLMNLSISCDHRVVDGWDAASYVQALRKLLETPVLLFAD from the coding sequence ATGGCACGCTTCACCTTCCGTCTCCCCGATATCGGCGAAGGCATCGCCGAGGCCGAGATCGTCGCTTGGCATGTCAAGGTCGGCGATCGCGTCGAGGAGGATCAGCAGGTCGCCGACATGATGACCGACAAGGCGACCGTCGAGATGGAATCGCCGGTGTCGGGCGTGGTGGTCGAACTGGCCGGCGAGGTCGGCGACCAGGTCGCGATCGGCGCGGCGCTGATCGTGGTCGAGACCGGCGGCGATGTTGCGGAAGAGCCGGAAGCTGCGCCGGTCTCCGAAGAGGTCGAAGTGCAGATCGAGGCGGAAACGCCGGGGTTCGAGGAGGTCGTGGAAGCACCGCCGCCTGCGCCCACCCCGGCGCCTGCACCCGCTCCCGAGCCGGTGGTCGAAGCGCCCGCGGCGTCGCACCGCGCGGTCCTCGCCTCGCCCGCTGTCCGCCAGCGCGCCAAGGACCTCGGCATCGATCTCACCCAGGTGAAGGCTGAGGGCGATCGCATCCGCCATGCCGATCTCGACGCCTTTCTGCGTTACGGCAGCGGCCAGGGCTATCACGCGCCGCACGCCAGCCGGGCGCGCGAGGACGAGGCGGTCAAGGTCATCGGCATGCGCCGCCGCATCGCCGAGAACATGGCGGCGTCGAAGCGCGCCATCCCGCACTTCACCTATGTCGACGAGATCGACGTGACCGCGCTCGAGGAGATGCGCGCCGACCTCAACGCCAATCGCGGCGCGCGGCCCAAGCTGACGATGCTGCCGTTCCTGATCGCCGCGATCTGCCGCACCTTGCCCGATTTCCCGATGCTCAACGCGCGCTACGACGACGAGGCCGGCGTGGTGACGCGCCACGGCCGCGTGCACATGGGCATGGCGACTCAGACCGACGCGGGCCTCATGGTTCCCGTCATCCGCGACGCGCAGGACCTCAATGTCTGGCAGCTCGCGACCGAGATCACCCGCCTGGCCGAGGCCGCGCGCACCGGCAAGGCGAAGAGCGAGGAGCTGTCGGGCTCGACCATCACGATCACCTCGCTCGGCTCGCTCGGCGGCATCGCGACGACGCCGGTGATCAACAAGCCCGAGGTCGCGATCATCGGCCCCAACAAGATCGTCGAACGCCCGATGTTCCACGGCGACGATATCGTCCGCGCCAAGCTGATGAACCTGTCGATCAGCTGCGACCACCGCGTCGTCGATGGCTGGGATGCGGCGAGCTATGTGCAAGCGCTGCGCAAGCTGCTCGAGACCCCCGTGCTGCTGTTCGCCGACTGA